One Opitutia bacterium DNA segment encodes these proteins:
- a CDS encoding TonB-dependent receptor: MNTPSPFLWLRRFRGAAVFVALTMLTLGAFAEPTKKTYSISAGAASATLAAFTEQSGEQIVYPVEIVRGVRTNAVKGELSARAALEQLVAGTDLVVVQDASTGALGLRRASDQPAMKPATDLQKAVKLDDYRVLGSRIRQTDVAGPSPVNAYDAEYIRSTGAFTLADFLNSIPQTYSGISSGRGSAPNELNPEFGQRTETSTPPFNLILGSSAAPPAQTGVSGVSLRGLGSGSTLVLVDGRRVAQSGSGNRSTDTRQGFVNLNTIPLGMIDRVEVITDGSSAIYGADAVAGVINVVLKKDFVGGEATGATRISEHGGGRERAGTLMQGFNLGKLSGTVAVDYFDRQNLKANHRNFSKNQNHTGIPTGTLLTTGATNNGRDFRLLWGYPAVVQASGGVVSGTFDAIPGIRVVLTPEGSTGTPTIAQFIPTTNIVSPASVVNGSGQRRLNTAEFLDLIPEKETIGLNANFTYKFNDRVEGFGSFRTTKNTTTTNAQISASSITGGFGSAAVLPAAFNPFNQNVSIGMMLVEFGPESQVVRTLDDAVSGGLRGKFAQTWQWELVGTWQNQKDRQISRNYNGGGFVALMTAADPAQRFNPFIDARAAGAPSQAALLERLAVYPSVFSESTASGIDLDLDGDLMNFWGGPIKMAVGGSHSVSKVNSVTTTFSTNSPTPVATRTEVSGEQDRSAVYAELAVPVFGKPNARTFLKRFDLQLAGRHEKAGGFTKTTPKIGFSFVPFDSLLFRASWSQGFRAPGVTEYLVVSPNTTATITDPRRTPASTTGVIVSRGSNLDPQAEASENMFYGIVYEPPFLKGLKLQLDIYETKQSDALQIISAQNIVNNEALFPGRVTRATPSPTDVSLNQPGVITNVDQTFVNFGHIVNRSLDLSADYTLPWQQLGRFRATVFASHTLEATRQVAPGQPAVVLEEDTAAPPKWKYNVGLNWNNDRWSVAAFIWHLDGFGSNSAGNNLVANSASVVYYPTPSVTKVDARIAYEFKNGVWRGYGKRLRVGFGVNNIFDKEPPFSDTIWGFNAALHYQLILGRAYELSFLLPF, translated from the coding sequence ATGAACACACCGAGCCCGTTCCTCTGGCTGCGCCGATTCCGCGGTGCGGCTGTTTTCGTCGCGTTGACGATGCTGACGCTGGGCGCTTTCGCCGAGCCGACCAAGAAAACCTATTCCATCTCCGCCGGCGCCGCTTCGGCGACGCTGGCCGCCTTCACCGAGCAATCGGGCGAGCAGATCGTGTATCCCGTCGAGATCGTTCGCGGCGTGCGGACCAACGCCGTGAAGGGCGAGCTCTCCGCCCGCGCTGCGCTCGAGCAGCTCGTGGCCGGCACCGACCTCGTCGTCGTGCAGGATGCCAGCACCGGAGCGCTCGGCCTCCGTCGGGCGAGCGACCAGCCGGCGATGAAGCCCGCGACCGACCTGCAAAAGGCCGTGAAGCTCGACGATTACCGCGTGCTCGGCAGCCGTATTCGCCAAACGGACGTCGCCGGACCGTCGCCTGTGAACGCTTACGATGCGGAATACATCCGCTCGACCGGCGCGTTCACGCTCGCGGATTTCCTCAATTCCATCCCGCAGACCTACTCGGGCATCTCGTCCGGTCGCGGCTCTGCGCCGAACGAACTCAATCCCGAGTTCGGCCAGCGCACGGAGACGAGCACGCCGCCATTCAATCTCATCCTCGGCTCTTCCGCGGCTCCGCCGGCGCAGACCGGCGTTTCCGGCGTCAGCCTTCGCGGCCTCGGCTCCGGTTCCACGCTCGTGCTCGTCGACGGCCGCCGTGTCGCGCAGTCCGGCTCCGGCAACCGCTCGACCGACACGCGCCAGGGTTTCGTGAATTTGAACACCATCCCGCTCGGCATGATCGATCGCGTGGAGGTGATCACTGACGGATCGTCCGCGATCTACGGCGCCGATGCGGTCGCCGGCGTGATCAATGTGGTGTTGAAAAAGGATTTTGTGGGCGGCGAAGCCACGGGCGCGACCCGTATTTCCGAGCACGGCGGCGGCCGCGAACGAGCCGGCACGCTGATGCAGGGCTTCAACCTCGGCAAACTCAGCGGCACGGTCGCGGTCGACTATTTCGACCGGCAGAACCTCAAGGCCAACCACCGCAATTTCTCCAAGAACCAGAATCACACCGGCATTCCGACCGGCACGCTGCTCACCACGGGCGCGACCAACAACGGCCGCGATTTCCGCCTGCTCTGGGGTTACCCCGCCGTCGTGCAGGCTTCCGGCGGCGTCGTGTCCGGCACGTTTGACGCCATCCCCGGCATCCGCGTCGTGCTCACGCCCGAAGGCAGCACCGGCACGCCGACGATCGCGCAATTCATCCCGACCACGAACATCGTCTCGCCGGCCAGCGTGGTGAACGGCTCCGGTCAGCGCCGCCTCAACACCGCCGAGTTCCTCGACCTCATCCCCGAGAAGGAAACCATCGGCCTCAACGCGAACTTCACCTACAAGTTCAACGACCGCGTCGAGGGCTTCGGCAGTTTCCGCACGACGAAAAACACGACCACGACCAACGCGCAAATCTCCGCCAGCTCGATCACCGGCGGCTTCGGTTCGGCGGCGGTCCTGCCAGCGGCCTTCAATCCCTTCAACCAGAACGTCAGCATCGGCATGATGCTCGTCGAATTCGGACCTGAGTCGCAGGTGGTGCGCACGCTCGACGACGCCGTCAGCGGCGGCTTGCGCGGCAAGTTCGCGCAAACCTGGCAATGGGAACTCGTGGGCACCTGGCAAAACCAGAAGGACCGCCAGATCAGCCGCAACTACAACGGCGGCGGTTTCGTCGCCTTGATGACGGCCGCCGATCCGGCGCAGCGTTTCAATCCCTTCATCGACGCCCGCGCGGCGGGCGCGCCTTCGCAGGCCGCGTTGCTTGAGCGCCTCGCCGTTTATCCGTCCGTTTTCTCGGAGTCGACCGCCAGCGGCATCGACCTCGATCTCGACGGCGATTTGATGAACTTCTGGGGCGGCCCCATCAAGATGGCCGTCGGCGGCAGCCACAGCGTTTCCAAGGTCAACAGCGTCACGACGACCTTCAGCACGAACAGCCCGACTCCGGTCGCCACCCGCACCGAAGTGTCGGGCGAGCAGGACCGCAGCGCCGTCTACGCCGAGCTCGCCGTGCCGGTCTTCGGCAAGCCGAACGCCCGGACGTTCCTTAAGCGCTTCGACCTCCAGCTCGCCGGCCGCCACGAAAAGGCCGGCGGCTTCACCAAGACCACGCCGAAGATCGGCTTCTCGTTCGTGCCGTTCGATTCGCTCCTGTTCCGCGCCAGCTGGAGCCAGGGCTTCCGCGCGCCCGGAGTCACCGAGTATCTCGTCGTTTCGCCGAACACCACCGCGACGATCACCGACCCGCGCCGCACGCCCGCGAGCACGACCGGCGTCATCGTCTCGCGCGGCTCCAACCTGGATCCCCAGGCGGAGGCCTCCGAAAACATGTTCTACGGCATCGTCTACGAGCCGCCCTTCTTAAAGGGGCTCAAGCTCCAGCTCGACATCTACGAGACGAAGCAGTCCGACGCGCTCCAGATCATCAGCGCGCAGAACATCGTGAACAACGAGGCGCTCTTCCCCGGCCGCGTCACCCGCGCCACGCCCAGCCCGACCGACGTCTCGCTCAATCAGCCCGGCGTGATCACGAACGTCGACCAGACCTTCGTAAACTTCGGCCACATCGTGAACCGCTCGCTCGATCTCTCCGCCGACTACACGCTGCCGTGGCAGCAGCTCGGCCGGTTCCGCGCGACGGTCTTCGCCAGCCACACGCTCGAGGCGACACGCCAAGTCGCGCCCGGCCAGCCGGCCGTGGTGCTCGAGGAAGACACCGCCGCTCCGCCGAAGTGGAAATACAACGTCGGCCTCAACTGGAACAATGACCGCTGGAGCGTCGCCGCATTCATCTGGCACCTCGACGGCTTCGGTTCGAACAGCGCCGGCAACAACCTCGTGGCCAACAGCGCCTCCGTGGTCTATTACCCGACGCCCTCCGTCACGAAGGTCGACGCGCGCATCGCCTATGAATTCAAGAACGGCGTCTGGCGCGGCTACGGCAAGCGCCTGCGCGTCGGTTTTGGCGTGAACAACATCTTCGACAAGGAGCCGCCGTTCTCGGACACGATCTGGGGCTTCAACGCCGCGCTCCATTACCAGTTGATCCTCGGTCGCGCCTACGAACTTTCGTTCCTGCTGCCGTTCTAA